Proteins encoded in a region of the Halosimplex halophilum genome:
- a CDS encoding DUF7350 domain-containing protein yields the protein MHRRRFLAAGAAAASVGLAGCRSLFQTRSARSPPLVSDRPDAVYVPSHVEGMAMVGTAAAGDFRVALTYSYPHRFWLVSGDSTEKVEIEGSDSLHLMTTVWDPETDTVLPHGSLTTTITRDGERLTSGKPLWPMLSQNMGVHAGDNLELDGDGTYEVEVSVPPLPTRRAGALGGRFGELGTASFTLEFSQSALEEISYERLPDRQGERDALDPMSMDMMPVSATPAPGDLPGTVVGEGSSGDARFVVSRLASPPDGVSAGDSTATPADGPDDDRPYLAVSMRTPYNGYPIPQASLSATVTRDGTTAFDGSLTPTVHPDLGYHYGAVADVQSGDDLTIAVDGVPQIARHEGYETAFMSFDELSMTVGE from the coding sequence ATGCACAGACGACGCTTTCTCGCCGCGGGCGCGGCCGCGGCGTCGGTCGGGCTGGCCGGGTGTCGGTCGCTCTTCCAGACGCGGTCGGCGCGGTCGCCGCCGCTGGTCTCCGACCGCCCCGACGCCGTCTACGTCCCCAGCCACGTCGAGGGGATGGCGATGGTCGGCACGGCCGCCGCCGGCGACTTCCGGGTCGCGCTGACCTACAGCTATCCCCACCGCTTCTGGCTCGTCAGCGGCGACAGCACCGAGAAGGTAGAGATCGAGGGGTCTGACTCGCTGCACCTCATGACGACCGTCTGGGACCCCGAGACGGACACCGTCCTCCCCCACGGGTCGCTCACGACGACGATCACCCGCGACGGCGAGCGACTCACCAGCGGCAAGCCGCTGTGGCCGATGCTCTCCCAGAACATGGGCGTCCACGCCGGCGACAACCTCGAACTCGACGGCGACGGGACCTACGAGGTCGAGGTGAGCGTCCCGCCGCTCCCGACGCGCCGGGCCGGCGCCCTCGGCGGTCGCTTCGGCGAGCTGGGGACCGCCTCGTTCACCCTGGAGTTCTCCCAGTCGGCGCTGGAGGAGATCTCCTACGAGCGCCTCCCCGACCGGCAGGGCGAGCGCGACGCCCTCGACCCGATGTCGATGGACATGATGCCCGTCTCCGCGACGCCCGCGCCCGGCGACCTCCCGGGGACCGTCGTCGGCGAGGGGTCCAGCGGCGACGCGCGGTTCGTCGTCTCGCGGCTGGCGTCGCCCCCCGACGGGGTCTCCGCGGGGGACTCGACGGCGACCCCCGCCGACGGCCCGGACGACGACCGCCCGTATCTCGCCGTCTCGATGCGGACGCCGTACAACGGCTACCCGATCCCGCAGGCGTCGCTGTCGGCGACGGTCACCCGCGACGGGACGACGGCGTTCGACGGCTCGCTCACTCCGACCGTCCACCCCGACCTGGGGTACCACTACGGCGCCGTCGCCGACGTGCAGTCGGGCGACGACCTGACGATCGCGGTCGACGGGGTCCCGCAGATCGCCCGCCACGAGGGCTACGAGACCGCGTTCATGTCCTTCGACGAACTGTCGATGACCGTCGGGGAGTAG
- a CDS encoding DUF7471 family protein → MTPLRPVAHAAPSPDPVLLGVHLLAGVGSGLLLALAVGALGQRGSRSYLLVVLALAALLARTLVSALAMFGPLDAGLHHFAEHALDATVATFLLGAIYYARSTAPDAPEEPS, encoded by the coding sequence GTGACACCGCTGCGCCCGGTCGCCCACGCCGCGCCGTCGCCGGATCCTGTCCTGCTCGGGGTCCACCTGCTCGCAGGCGTCGGCTCCGGGCTCCTGCTCGCGCTGGCGGTCGGGGCGCTCGGCCAGCGGGGCTCGCGGTCGTACCTGCTGGTCGTGCTCGCGCTCGCCGCCCTGCTCGCCCGCACGCTCGTCTCCGCGCTCGCGATGTTCGGCCCGCTGGACGCCGGACTGCACCACTTCGCCGAGCACGCCCTCGACGCGACGGTCGCCACGTTCCTGCTCGGCGCCATCTACTACGCGCGCTCGACCGCCCCGGACGCGCCGGAGGAGCCGTCGTGA
- a CDS encoding winged helix-turn-helix transcriptional regulator, translating into MTDTDTRARVAAHVADNPGVYFSELVRQLDLAPGQAQYHLRRLDDRVVAADLYGRTHYYPPDCDAFERRALAVLRRETAADIVVFLLRNGPTPAAETAEGVGVARSTLEWHLDRLTDLDLVAKRRDERGRVTLVLEAPEETAELLRTVEPSLPEKLVDRFTRLVDRLLAE; encoded by the coding sequence GTGACCGACACCGACACCCGCGCCCGCGTGGCCGCCCACGTCGCCGACAACCCCGGCGTGTACTTCAGCGAACTCGTCCGCCAGCTCGACCTCGCCCCCGGCCAGGCCCAGTACCACCTGCGGAGGCTCGACGACCGCGTCGTCGCCGCGGACCTCTACGGGCGCACCCACTACTACCCGCCCGACTGCGACGCCTTCGAGCGGCGCGCGCTGGCGGTCCTCCGGCGCGAGACCGCCGCCGACATCGTGGTCTTCCTCCTCCGGAACGGGCCGACGCCGGCCGCCGAGACGGCCGAGGGCGTCGGCGTCGCCCGGAGCACGCTGGAGTGGCACCTGGATCGATTGACCGACCTCGACCTCGTCGCCAAGCGCCGCGACGAGCGCGGCCGCGTGACGCTCGTGCTCGAAGCGCCCGAGGAGACCGCCGAACTGCTCCGGACCGTCGAGCCGTCGCTCCCCGAGAAGCTCGTCGACCGGTTCACCCGCCTGGTCGACCGCCTGCTCGCCGAGTAG
- a CDS encoding ZIP family metal transporter translates to MPGPVETLVEALAAQRLLVQALVGGLVIAGLNLLGASLVFVWRDPSERALDGALGFAAGVMLAASFTSLILPGIEATPGGNPLPVLGGVLLGALALDRADVLVPHAHYLLTGKRRDDAADPGESVPVDEERFAPVVLFILAITLHNMPEGLAVGVGFGSAAAGDASVGSAVALMLAIGIQNVPEGLAVSVAAVNAGLDRRFYAVLTGVRSGLVEIPLVLAGALAVTLAAPVLPYAMGFAAGAMLFVISDEIVPETHLRGNERVATLGTMVGVVVMLYLDVSLG, encoded by the coding sequence GTGCCCGGACCGGTCGAGACGCTCGTCGAGGCGCTGGCGGCCCAGCGGCTGCTGGTGCAGGCGCTGGTCGGCGGGCTGGTCATCGCCGGGCTCAACCTCCTGGGCGCGTCGCTCGTCTTCGTCTGGCGCGACCCCTCCGAGCGGGCGCTGGACGGCGCGCTGGGGTTCGCCGCCGGCGTCATGCTCGCCGCGAGTTTCACCAGTCTGATCCTCCCGGGGATCGAGGCGACGCCCGGCGGGAACCCCCTGCCGGTGCTGGGCGGCGTCCTCCTGGGCGCGCTCGCGCTCGACCGGGCGGACGTGCTCGTCCCCCACGCCCACTACCTGCTGACGGGGAAACGGCGCGACGACGCGGCCGACCCGGGCGAGAGCGTCCCCGTCGACGAGGAGCGCTTCGCCCCCGTCGTCCTGTTCATCCTCGCGATCACCCTGCACAACATGCCCGAAGGCCTCGCCGTCGGCGTCGGGTTCGGTTCCGCGGCGGCCGGCGACGCGTCGGTCGGGAGCGCCGTCGCGCTCATGCTCGCGATCGGGATCCAGAACGTCCCGGAGGGGCTGGCGGTGTCGGTCGCCGCCGTCAACGCCGGGCTCGACCGCCGCTTCTACGCGGTGCTCACCGGGGTCCGGTCGGGGCTCGTCGAGATCCCGCTCGTGCTCGCCGGCGCGCTGGCGGTCACGCTGGCCGCGCCGGTCCTGCCCTACGCCATGGGGTTCGCCGCCGGCGCGATGCTGTTCGTCATCAGCGACGAGATCGTCCCCGAGACCCACCTCCGGGGCAACGAACGGGTCGCGACGCTCGGAACGATGGTCGGCGTCGTCGTCATGCTGTACCTGGACGTGTCGCTCGGGTAG
- a CDS encoding DUF7405 family protein yields the protein MPPSRQRGVSRREFVKAAVAIGGSAALSACLGREDPDLPSGPDDLSTLPDRQHAWNGALRTDDHGNHVPPKHHLLLYLDYAGDGTPTDGDRGTVETALRSLERAYPRSTDEGEIGLLFTVGYAPAYFDRFGGALPESVDLPAPEPLAPFEDPVPDEPDAVVHLASDYGSVLLAAEEGLLGERDTVNGRELDATFDGVFERASLAEGGRARRTGFIGEGLPAENQDVAGIPDSEPVPDDAPLYMGFESGFEKTQATEDHVTIGEGPFAGGTTQHVSSMDLNLTQWYEQDSREHREASMFCPAHADNDVIEGTGENLGNSSGVGGCAETVEEDARDGVVGHAQKNARAREDGRPVILRRDFDSTDGDRAGLHFLALQESISDFVATREAMNGTDAAAEGAVGQRANNGILQYINVRRRGNYLLPPRASRALPAPNPGE from the coding sequence ATGCCACCGAGTCGCCAGCGCGGGGTCTCGCGCCGGGAGTTCGTCAAGGCCGCCGTCGCCATCGGCGGGTCCGCGGCGCTGTCGGCCTGCCTGGGTCGCGAGGACCCCGACCTCCCGTCGGGCCCCGACGACCTCTCGACGCTCCCCGACCGCCAGCACGCCTGGAACGGTGCCCTCCGCACCGACGACCACGGCAACCACGTCCCGCCGAAACACCACCTCCTGCTCTACCTCGACTACGCCGGCGACGGGACGCCCACGGACGGCGACCGCGGGACGGTCGAGACCGCACTCCGGTCGCTGGAACGCGCCTACCCCCGCAGCACCGACGAGGGCGAGATCGGCCTCCTGTTCACCGTCGGCTACGCCCCCGCCTACTTCGACCGCTTCGGGGGGGCCCTCCCGGAGAGCGTCGACCTGCCGGCGCCCGAACCGCTCGCGCCGTTCGAGGACCCTGTCCCCGACGAACCCGACGCGGTCGTCCACCTCGCCAGCGACTACGGCTCGGTCCTGCTGGCCGCCGAGGAGGGGCTGCTCGGCGAGCGCGACACCGTCAACGGCCGCGAGCTGGACGCCACCTTCGACGGCGTCTTCGAGCGCGCCAGCCTCGCCGAGGGCGGCCGCGCCCGCCGGACGGGGTTCATCGGCGAGGGCCTCCCCGCCGAGAACCAGGACGTGGCGGGGATCCCCGACTCCGAGCCCGTGCCCGACGACGCGCCGCTGTACATGGGCTTCGAGTCCGGCTTCGAGAAGACACAGGCCACCGAGGACCACGTGACCATCGGCGAGGGACCGTTCGCCGGCGGCACCACCCAGCACGTCTCCTCGATGGACCTCAACCTCACCCAGTGGTACGAGCAGGACAGCCGCGAGCACCGCGAGGCGTCGATGTTCTGCCCGGCCCACGCCGACAACGACGTGATCGAGGGCACCGGCGAGAACCTCGGGAACTCCAGCGGCGTCGGCGGCTGCGCAGAGACGGTCGAAGAAGACGCCCGCGACGGCGTCGTCGGCCACGCCCAGAAGAACGCCCGCGCCCGGGAGGACGGCCGTCCGGTCATCCTCCGGCGGGACTTCGACTCGACCGACGGCGACCGCGCCGGCCTGCACTTCCTCGCCCTGCAGGAGTCGATATCGGACTTCGTGGCCACCCGCGAGGCGATGAACGGCACCGACGCCGCCGCCGAGGGCGCGGTCGGCCAGCGCGCCAACAACGGCATCCTCCAGTACATCAACGTCCGCCGGCGCGGCAACTATCTCCTCCCGCCGCGGGCGTCGCGGGCGCTCCCGGCGCCGAACCCCGGCGAGTGA
- a CDS encoding rubrerythrin family protein, with product MNGQALVDAVRESKATELDRLGSDKYLIAATGADLERAPVLRSVAESAASGRDTFSRWADGATGDPASAFETAAEAERERFDRVVDSLAALPDDDADAAATIDGSDAPLHDALAEVDGTVERLAAAFVGRPLVADRTLLQVVSFFVNEADEQRADLARDLRSETQARLDEGVDLLDAVCETDADWERAQRAAEDVVAAAYEAYATALEAMGVDPKPVC from the coding sequence ATGAACGGCCAGGCACTCGTCGACGCGGTCCGCGAGTCGAAGGCGACGGAACTCGACCGGCTGGGCTCGGACAAGTACCTGATCGCCGCGACCGGCGCCGACCTGGAGCGGGCGCCGGTCCTCCGGTCGGTCGCCGAGTCGGCCGCCAGCGGGCGGGACACCTTCTCGCGGTGGGCCGACGGGGCGACGGGCGACCCGGCGTCGGCCTTCGAGACGGCCGCCGAGGCCGAGCGCGAGCGGTTCGACCGCGTCGTCGACTCGCTGGCGGCCCTGCCGGACGACGACGCCGACGCCGCGGCGACCATCGACGGGAGCGACGCCCCGCTACACGACGCGCTCGCCGAGGTCGACGGGACCGTCGAGCGGCTGGCCGCCGCGTTCGTCGGCCGCCCGCTGGTCGCCGACCGGACGCTGTTGCAGGTGGTCAGCTTCTTCGTCAACGAGGCCGACGAACAGCGGGCGGACCTGGCCCGGGACCTGCGAAGCGAGACACAGGCCCGCCTCGACGAGGGTGTCGATCTGCTGGACGCCGTCTGCGAGACGGACGCCGACTGGGAGCGTGCCCAGCGGGCCGCCGAGGACGTGGTCGCCGCGGCCTACGAGGCGTACGCGACCGCGCTCGAAGCGATGGGCGTCGACCCGAAGCCGGTGTGCTAG